The following is a genomic window from Acidimicrobiales bacterium.
CTACTACCTGGAGGGCCTGGGTCGGGCCGGCGCCGTCGGCGCCCTGCTCCTGCCCCGGGCCGCGGCCGACGAGGCCGCCGAGGAGCTCGTGGCCCGCTTCGACGGGCTGGTCCTGACCGGCGGCGAGGACCTCGACCCCACCCTCTACGGCGACACGCCGGCCCCCGAGACCGGGGCCCACGACGCCCGGGTCGACGAGTGGGAGGCCGCCCTGTACCGGGCCGCGGTGGCCCTCGACCGTCCCGTCCTGGCCATCTGCCGGGGCCTCCAGCTCCTCAACGTGCTCCACGGGGGGACCCTGGAGCAGCACATCACCGGGGCCGAGGGCCTGGTGCCCCACGGCATCCCCTTCGGGGGCGGCGGCTCCGACGTGCGCATGGCCGTCGAGCCCGACTCGCTCCTGGCCCGGGCCCTGGACGGCGACCTGGCCCCCGTGGGCCGCTGCCACCACCACCAGGCGGTGCGGGACGTGGGGGCGGGCCTGCGGGTCACGGCCCGGGCCCCCGACGGCTCGGTCGAGGGCCTGGAGCCCGAGGGCGATGCCTGGGTCCTCAGCGTCCAGTGGCACCCGGAGGACTCGGCCATGCGCGACCCCGTGCAGCAGCGCCTCTTCGCCGCCTTCGCCCG
Proteins encoded in this region:
- a CDS encoding gamma-glutamyl-gamma-aminobutyrate hydrolase family protein (Members of this family of hydrolases with an active site Cys residue belong to MEROPS family C26.), translated to MSTTVPLTAPAPAPARQGTELSATVGAPVVAVTGRLIAAERIERMLEPQAAIPAYYLEGLGRAGAVGALLLPRAAADEAAEELVARFDGLVLTGGEDLDPTLYGDTPAPETGAHDARVDEWEAALYRAAVALDRPVLAICRGLQLLNVLHGGTLEQHITGAEGLVPHGIPFGGGGSDVRMAVEPDSLLARALDGDLAPVGRCHHHQAVRDVGAGLRVTARAPDGSVEGLEPEGDAWVLSVQWHPEDSAMRDPVQQRLFAAFARACTEHAARR